In Haloarchaeobius litoreus, the following are encoded in one genomic region:
- a CDS encoding 30S ribosomal protein S8, with amino-acid sequence MTGNDPFSNALSGIDNAESVGHLTHTVSPASNEIGSVLEVFYDRGYIDGFEFVDDGKSGHFEVELKGAINECGPVKPRYSVASDEFETWEKRFLPARDYGALIVTTSQGVMSHYEAREQGVGGQVIAYVY; translated from the coding sequence ATGACAGGCAACGACCCATTCAGCAACGCGCTCTCCGGCATCGACAACGCCGAGAGCGTCGGGCATCTCACCCACACGGTATCGCCCGCCTCGAACGAGATCGGGAGCGTGCTCGAGGTCTTCTACGACCGCGGGTACATCGACGGCTTCGAGTTCGTCGACGACGGCAAGTCCGGTCACTTCGAGGTCGAACTGAAAGGTGCGATAAACGAATGCGGCCCCGTCAAACCGCGCTACTCCGTCGCGTCCGACGAGTTCGAGACGTGGGAGAAGCGGTTCCTGCCGGCACGCGACTACGGTGCGCTCATCGTGACGACCAGCCAGGGCGTCATGAGCCACTACGAGGCGCGCGAGCAGGGAGTCGGTGGCCAGGTTATCGCATACGTGTACTAA
- the thyX gene encoding FAD-dependent thymidylate synthase has product MKVQLLEATEDPEELICTAARNDYYDGFVGEESFETVMENIDGESIEEKQETLIGHLLDHGHFGPFEHVQATFAVKGISRSCMAQITRHRHVSFDVQSMRYVSFDDVDPAEVEEGAMVVTPPSASDPDWVGRNQRTGAVDDETVAKREELFQRSVRQSVEDYQELLDLGMPPEDARFVLPIGTKVNMVMSMNARMLMHVADMRAAADAQWEIREMTERVLDLASEWCPITFGHYESEMRNRKNRLAP; this is encoded by the coding sequence ATGAAGGTCCAACTACTCGAGGCCACGGAGGACCCGGAGGAACTCATCTGCACGGCGGCGCGCAACGACTACTACGACGGGTTCGTGGGCGAGGAATCGTTCGAGACGGTGATGGAGAACATCGACGGGGAGAGCATCGAGGAGAAACAGGAGACGCTCATCGGCCACCTGCTCGACCACGGCCACTTCGGCCCGTTCGAGCACGTCCAGGCGACGTTCGCGGTGAAGGGGATCAGCCGCTCCTGCATGGCCCAGATCACCCGGCATCGCCACGTCAGCTTCGACGTGCAGTCGATGCGGTACGTCAGCTTCGACGACGTCGACCCCGCCGAGGTCGAGGAGGGTGCGATGGTCGTCACGCCGCCGTCGGCGTCGGACCCGGACTGGGTCGGGCGCAACCAGCGTACCGGCGCGGTCGACGACGAGACCGTCGCGAAACGGGAGGAGCTGTTCCAACGCTCGGTCCGGCAGTCCGTCGAGGACTACCAGGAGCTGCTCGACCTGGGGATGCCGCCGGAGGACGCGCGGTTCGTGCTTCCCATCGGGACGAAGGTGAACATGGTGATGTCGATGAACGCGCGGATGCTGATGCACGTCGCCGACATGCGCGCGGCGGCCGACGCGCAGTGGGAGATCCGCGAGATGACCGAGCGCGTGCTCGACCTCGCGAGCGAGTGGTGCCCCATCACGTTCGGGCACTACGAGTCGGAGATGCGGAACCGGAAGAACCGGCTCGCGCCGTAG
- a CDS encoding 50S ribosomal protein L32e — protein sequence MADDPQELEDISGVGESKAEALRAAGYETVEDVKAASQSELSDVEGIGNALAARIKADVGDLEVSEDTEAEIEGDEDEDEPEEDVETELQPRGLADKTPELSEEHQRLLDQRRTVGKPAFRRQDYHKKKRTPEAWRRPTGGLSKQRRGIKGKGPKVEAGFRTPTAVRGKHPSGFEEVYVHNVDDLEGVDGDTEAVRIASKVGARKRERIEERAEENGIRVLNPTYVEVEVDSDD from the coding sequence ATGGCAGACGACCCACAGGAACTCGAAGACATCAGCGGTGTCGGCGAGTCCAAGGCCGAGGCGCTCCGCGCCGCCGGCTACGAGACCGTCGAGGACGTGAAGGCCGCGTCGCAGTCCGAGCTCTCGGACGTCGAGGGCATCGGGAACGCGCTCGCCGCCCGTATCAAGGCCGACGTCGGTGACCTCGAAGTCAGCGAGGACACCGAGGCCGAGATCGAGGGCGACGAGGACGAGGACGAGCCCGAGGAGGACGTGGAGACCGAACTCCAGCCTCGGGGCCTCGCAGACAAGACGCCCGAGCTCTCCGAGGAGCACCAGCGGCTGCTCGACCAGCGTCGGACGGTCGGCAAGCCCGCGTTCAGACGGCAGGACTATCACAAGAAAAAGCGCACGCCCGAGGCGTGGCGGCGCCCCACCGGGGGCCTCTCGAAGCAGCGACGCGGTATCAAGGGCAAGGGCCCGAAGGTCGAGGCCGGCTTCCGGACCCCGACGGCGGTGCGCGGCAAGCACCCCTCGGGCTTCGAGGAGGTCTACGTGCACAACGTGGACGACCTCGAGGGCGTCGACGGCGACACGGAAGCGGTCCGCATCGCCTCCAAGGTCGGCGCTCGCAAGCGCGAGCGCATCGAGGAGCGTGCGGAGGAGAACGGGATTCGCGTGCTGAACCCGACCTACGTCGAAGTCGAGGTGGATTCGGATGACTGA
- a CDS encoding 30S ribosomal protein S5 encodes MSGNNYNDGWEPVTRLGKKVQEGEIDTMEAALNSGLPLKEPEVTDQLLPGLEDEVLDINMVQRMTDSGRRVKFRCVVAIGNRDGYVGYAEGRDDQVGAAIQKAIGIAKLNIIDVPRGSGSWEDRSTKPHSLTHRTTGKAGSVEVELIPAPLGLGLAASDTVRKVLELAGVEDAWTKSYGNTRTTVNFAKATFNALENASQSRRARLQSPEEVAE; translated from the coding sequence ATGAGCGGCAACAACTACAACGACGGCTGGGAACCCGTCACACGGCTCGGTAAGAAGGTACAGGAGGGCGAGATCGACACGATGGAAGCCGCCCTCAACTCCGGTCTCCCGCTGAAGGAGCCGGAGGTAACTGACCAGCTCCTGCCGGGGCTGGAGGACGAGGTGCTGGACATCAACATGGTCCAGCGGATGACCGACTCCGGTCGGCGGGTGAAGTTCCGCTGTGTCGTCGCCATCGGCAACCGCGACGGCTACGTCGGCTACGCCGAGGGGCGTGACGACCAGGTCGGGGCCGCCATCCAGAAGGCGATCGGCATCGCCAAGCTGAACATCATCGACGTGCCCCGCGGCTCGGGCTCCTGGGAGGACCGGAGCACGAAGCCGCACTCGCTGACCCACCGGACGACCGGGAAGGCGGGCTCCGTCGAGGTCGAACTCATCCCCGCCCCGCTCGGGCTGGGGCTCGCGGCATCCGACACCGTCCGCAAGGTGCTGGAGCTCGCGGGTGTCGAGGACGCCTGGACCAAGAGCTACGGCAACACGCGCACGACGGTCAACTTCGCGAAGGCGACGTTCAACGCACTGGAGAACGCCTCGCAGTCCCGCCGTGCGCGGCTCCAGTCGCCCGAGGAGGTGGCCGAGTGA
- a CDS encoding 50S ribosomal protein L18 — MATGPRYKVPMRRRREVRTDYHQRLRLLKSGKPRLVARKSNKHATAQLIVPGTQGDETLASATSEDLADFGWEAPTGNLPAAYLTGLLAGKRALDAGVEEAVLDIGLNTATPGSKVFAVQEGAIDAGLDIPHNDDVLAEWPRNRGEHIAEYAEQLDEPLYSGDFDATDLPEHFDEVRETLMER, encoded by the coding sequence ATGGCGACAGGACCACGATACAAGGTTCCGATGCGTCGTCGCCGCGAGGTCCGGACGGACTACCATCAGAGGTTGCGCCTGCTGAAATCCGGCAAGCCACGGCTCGTCGCTCGAAAGAGCAACAAGCACGCCACGGCGCAGCTGATAGTCCCCGGTACCCAGGGCGACGAGACACTCGCGAGTGCGACCTCCGAGGACCTGGCCGACTTCGGCTGGGAGGCACCCACGGGCAACCTGCCCGCGGCGTACCTGACCGGACTCCTCGCAGGCAAGCGCGCACTCGATGCAGGCGTCGAGGAAGCGGTACTCGACATCGGCCTCAACACGGCGACACCCGGTTCGAAGGTGTTCGCGGTGCAGGAGGGCGCGATCGACGCCGGTCTCGACATCCCGCACAACGACGACGTACTGGCCGAGTGGCCACGGAACCGCGGCGAGCACATCGCCGAGTACGCTGAGCAACTCGACGAGCCGCTCTACAGCGGTGACTTCGACGCAACAGACCTTCCCGAGCACTTCGACGAAGTGCGCGAGACCCTGATGGAGCGATAA
- a CDS encoding winged helix-turn-helix transcriptional regulator — MRLRQPTDFLILEALQAQGRNVATNLAHHTDKSRKNINSRLPVLADYGLVEKIGPAQRSGLYEITKKGRIALMYQDKYDEVEDFGALIEGPHASDPQPDGQSQAALVRGADDEEDEDDE; from the coding sequence ATGAGACTACGACAACCCACCGACTTCCTGATACTCGAAGCACTGCAGGCGCAGGGTCGCAACGTCGCGACGAACCTCGCCCACCACACCGACAAGAGCCGCAAGAACATCAACAGCCGGCTGCCCGTGCTGGCGGACTACGGTCTCGTCGAGAAGATCGGCCCGGCGCAGCGCTCCGGCCTCTACGAGATCACCAAGAAGGGCCGCATCGCGCTGATGTACCAGGACAAGTACGACGAGGTCGAGGACTTCGGCGCCCTCATCGAGGGTCCCCACGCGAGCGACCCGCAGCCCGACGGCCAGAGCCAGGCGGCGCTCGTCCGCGGAGCCGACGACGAGGAAGACGAAGACGACGAGTGA
- a CDS encoding 50S ribosomal protein L30: protein MQAVVQLRGEVDRSGAVDDTLSMLNIERVNHATLVPETDSYRGMLTKVNDYVAMGEPSQDVLATVLAKRGEVEATGEALTDEWVAEETDYGSIDELAEALLAEETTLADEGLSPVLRLHPPRKGHDGIKHPTKEGGELGKHTTEEIDKLLEAMR from the coding sequence ATGCAGGCAGTCGTCCAGCTCCGCGGCGAGGTCGACCGCTCCGGCGCCGTCGACGACACGCTCTCGATGCTCAACATCGAGCGCGTGAACCACGCGACGCTGGTGCCGGAGACCGACAGCTACCGCGGCATGCTCACGAAGGTCAACGACTACGTCGCGATGGGCGAGCCCAGCCAGGACGTGCTGGCGACCGTGCTCGCAAAGCGTGGCGAGGTCGAGGCTACCGGCGAGGCACTCACCGACGAGTGGGTCGCCGAGGAGACAGACTACGGCAGCATCGACGAGCTCGCCGAGGCGCTGCTGGCCGAGGAGACGACCCTCGCGGACGAGGGTCTCTCGCCGGTCCTGCGTCTGCACCCCCCGCGGAAGGGCCACGACGGCATCAAGCACCCGACCAAGGAGGGTGGCGAGCTCGGCAAGCACACGACCGAGGAGATCGACAAGCTCCTCGAGGCAATGCGATAA
- a CDS encoding helix-turn-helix transcriptional regulator, translating into MRRLLGVGALVLLAVSAVLLAGGATAAASGPDSSVHAPPNSTGALGSAQEFDRTQFRIRVFENGSARFAIHYERQLSNESEREQFQQFATEFESNETELYTNFERRAQDLVAFGRNETGREMVATDFRRGASEEPTFDGHVGIVNMSFRWTAFAQTTGDSVVVADVFEGGFYIGPAQSLVFLPADGLVFENVSPSGEFSAPTPAESDSVTWQGERSFSDQRPRVVYGTVTATSTSTSDGGGGTTAADGTTSGPGDSTATTPGQGGDDGSLPMVPIVLALVIVGMAGAAVWFRRRDDGRDDGAVTTDSPSDSAGASATAETPPAEPSVPDEELLTDEDRVVELLTENGGRMRQSNIVDETDWSKSKVSMLLSDMEDDGSISKLRVGRENIVSLAGHEPDAVGSPFDDEDTEDDER; encoded by the coding sequence ATGCGTCGGCTACTCGGTGTCGGAGCGCTCGTCCTGCTCGCGGTGAGCGCAGTCTTGCTCGCCGGAGGTGCCACAGCGGCGGCATCCGGGCCGGACAGCTCGGTCCACGCTCCGCCAAACTCGACGGGCGCGCTGGGCAGTGCACAGGAGTTCGACCGCACACAGTTCCGTATCCGCGTCTTCGAGAACGGCTCGGCGCGCTTCGCCATCCACTACGAGCGCCAGCTCTCGAACGAGTCCGAGCGCGAGCAGTTCCAGCAGTTCGCGACGGAGTTCGAGTCCAACGAGACCGAACTGTACACGAACTTCGAGCGCCGCGCGCAAGATCTCGTCGCGTTCGGCCGCAACGAGACGGGACGTGAGATGGTCGCGACGGACTTCCGCCGGGGCGCCAGCGAGGAGCCGACCTTCGACGGCCACGTCGGCATCGTCAACATGTCGTTCCGCTGGACCGCGTTCGCACAGACAACCGGGGACAGCGTCGTGGTCGCGGACGTGTTCGAGGGAGGGTTCTACATCGGCCCCGCACAGTCGCTCGTCTTCCTCCCCGCCGACGGGCTCGTGTTCGAGAACGTCAGCCCGTCCGGCGAGTTCTCCGCACCGACGCCGGCCGAGAGCGACAGCGTCACCTGGCAGGGCGAGCGCAGCTTCTCGGACCAGCGCCCGCGCGTCGTCTACGGTACCGTGACCGCGACGTCGACGTCGACGAGCGATGGAGGCGGGGGCACCACCGCCGCCGATGGCACCACGTCTGGGCCGGGTGACTCCACCGCCACGACGCCCGGCCAGGGCGGCGACGATGGATCGCTCCCCATGGTGCCCATCGTGCTCGCGCTCGTCATCGTCGGTATGGCCGGCGCCGCCGTCTGGTTCCGCCGCCGCGACGACGGACGCGACGACGGCGCGGTGACCACCGACAGCCCCTCCGACTCCGCCGGGGCTAGCGCGACGGCCGAGACGCCGCCGGCCGAACCCAGCGTCCCCGACGAGGAGCTGCTCACCGACGAGGACCGCGTCGTCGAGCTGCTGACGGAGAACGGCGGCCGGATGCGCCAGTCCAACATCGTCGACGAGACCGACTGGTCGAAGTCCAAGGTCAGCATGCTGCTCTCAGACATGGAGGACGACGGCAGCATCAGCAAGCTCCGCGTCGGCCGCGAGAACATCGTCAGCCTCGCCGGCCACGAACCCGACGCCGTCGGCTCCCCGTTCGACGACGAGGACACAGAGGACGACGAACGGTAA
- a CDS encoding 50S ribosomal protein L6: MRVELDIPDDVTAEMDHLDLTVDGPNGSVTRRLWFPDISVSVEGDQVIVESDASDAKTNATVGTFESHITNMIHGVTDGWEYEMEVFYSHFPMKVQVDGGEVVIENFLGEKAPRRTNIHGDTDVQVDGEELTLSGPDKEAVGQTAADIEQLTRVSGKDTRVFQDGVYITKKPAKGGA; encoded by the coding sequence ATGCGAGTAGAACTGGACATTCCGGACGACGTAACAGCCGAGATGGACCACCTCGACCTCACGGTCGACGGTCCGAACGGGTCGGTCACACGCCGACTCTGGTTCCCCGACATCAGCGTGAGCGTCGAGGGCGACCAGGTCATCGTGGAGTCCGACGCATCCGACGCGAAGACGAACGCAACCGTCGGCACCTTCGAGAGTCACATCACCAACATGATCCACGGTGTGACCGACGGATGGGAGTACGAGATGGAAGTCTTCTACTCTCACTTCCCGATGAAGGTGCAGGTCGACGGCGGCGAAGTCGTCATCGAGAACTTCCTCGGCGAGAAGGCACCGCGACGAACGAACATCCACGGCGACACCGACGTGCAGGTCGACGGCGAGGAGCTGACCCTCTCCGGCCCTGACAAGGAAGCCGTCGGACAGACCGCCGCCGACATCGAGCAGTTGACCCGCGTCAGCGGGAAGGACACTCGCGTGTTCCAGGACGGCGTCTACATCACGAAAAAGCCCGCGAAGGGAGGTGCCTAA
- a CDS encoding uL15m family ribosomal protein, with the protein MTSKKRRQRGSRTHGGGTHKNRRGAGNRGGRGRAGRDKHEFHNYEPLGKHGFKRPQDIQDDVVEINVQKLDEDAVLYAAEDLAEQDGDTYVIDARDVVDGGHDADVVKVLGGGQVRNELAVTADAFSASARGLIEEAGGEAVLSERAERAEEDDADEDAAEE; encoded by the coding sequence ATGACGAGCAAGAAACGACGCCAGCGCGGGTCGCGCACGCACGGTGGCGGCACCCACAAGAACCGTCGTGGGGCCGGCAACCGTGGCGGCCGTGGCCGTGCTGGCCGCGACAAGCACGAGTTCCACAACTACGAACCGCTCGGCAAGCACGGGTTCAAGCGCCCGCAGGACATCCAGGACGACGTCGTCGAGATCAACGTCCAGAAGCTCGACGAGGACGCGGTCCTCTACGCGGCCGAGGACCTCGCCGAGCAGGACGGTGACACGTACGTCATCGACGCCCGCGACGTGGTCGACGGTGGCCACGACGCCGACGTCGTGAAGGTGCTGGGCGGCGGGCAGGTCCGCAACGAGCTGGCCGTCACCGCCGACGCCTTCAGTGCGAGCGCCCGCGGCCTCATCGAGGAGGCCGGTGGCGAGGCCGTCCTCTCGGAGCGCGCGGAGCGCGCCGAAGAGGACGACGCCGACGAAGACGCGGCCGAGGAGTAA
- a CDS encoding YegP family protein: MVATFELYEDRAGKYRWRLVASNGEIIGDSGEGYTTKSGARDAIGRIRERAPGAAIPSFEDTHFEVFQDKADEYRWRLVADNGRILADSGEGYASKHGARDAAARVQQRVTDAGTEELDDS; encoded by the coding sequence ATGGTCGCAACGTTCGAACTGTACGAGGACCGTGCCGGGAAGTACCGCTGGCGGCTGGTCGCCAGCAACGGCGAGATAATCGGCGACAGCGGCGAGGGCTACACCACGAAGTCGGGGGCACGCGACGCCATCGGACGCATCCGCGAGCGCGCCCCCGGGGCCGCAATCCCGTCGTTCGAGGACACCCACTTCGAGGTGTTCCAGGACAAGGCCGACGAGTACCGCTGGCGGCTGGTCGCCGACAACGGCCGAATCCTCGCCGACAGCGGCGAGGGCTACGCGAGCAAGCACGGTGCGCGTGACGCCGCGGCACGCGTCCAGCAGCGCGTGACCGACGCGGGAACCGAGGAGCTGGACGACTCGTGA
- the secY gene encoding preprotein translocase subunit SecY, translated as MGWKEAAEPVLTRMPSVQRPDGHVPFKRKLGWTGGILVLYFFLTTITVYGTAEVGAAGGGDAFGQFRSILAGANRSILHLGIGPIVTASIVLQLLGGANLLGLDTDDPRDQILYQGLQKVLVLVMTAMTAIPMVFLSAGILPIAPGAQETMAGFVGVGNASMATRWLIFAQIFTGGVLILFMDEIVSKWGVGSGIGLFIIAGVSQRLVTGFIAVFRDWFSIVTGSTSVNVFTQSGLADLLLNQGHIVALVTTLLIFAIVVYAESVRVEIPLSHARVKGARGRFPVKLIYASVLPMILVRALQANIQFLGRGLSSLGSAPAWLVEYNGSGQAIGGLFYYLAPIQRPGDWMWWGTGTASSVATSDGVFHVIARVGVDLTFMIAGGAIFAIFWVETTDMGPKSTAKQIQNSGMQIPGFRQNVGVIEKVMERYIPQVTVIGGALVGLLAVMANMLGTVGSVTGTGLLLTVSITYKLYEEIAEEQLMEMHPMMRQMFGN; from the coding sequence ATGGGTTGGAAAGAAGCCGCCGAACCGGTCCTTACCAGGATGCCCTCGGTCCAGCGACCGGACGGTCACGTCCCGTTCAAGCGGAAGCTGGGCTGGACCGGCGGCATACTGGTACTGTACTTCTTCCTCACGACGATTACTGTCTACGGAACAGCTGAGGTCGGAGCAGCCGGCGGAGGCGACGCGTTCGGGCAGTTCCGGTCGATCCTGGCCGGTGCCAATCGTTCGATACTGCACCTCGGCATCGGGCCGATCGTCACCGCGAGCATTGTCCTGCAGCTGCTCGGCGGCGCGAACCTCCTCGGGCTCGACACGGACGACCCCCGTGACCAGATCCTCTACCAGGGCCTCCAGAAGGTGCTGGTGCTGGTGATGACCGCGATGACCGCCATCCCGATGGTGTTCCTCTCCGCTGGCATCCTCCCGATCGCACCGGGTGCACAGGAGACCATGGCTGGCTTCGTCGGCGTCGGTAACGCCTCGATGGCTACCCGATGGCTCATCTTCGCCCAGATCTTCACCGGCGGCGTCCTCATCCTGTTCATGGACGAGATCGTGAGCAAGTGGGGCGTCGGCTCCGGTATCGGGCTGTTCATCATCGCGGGCGTGAGCCAGCGGCTGGTCACCGGGTTCATCGCGGTGTTCCGCGACTGGTTCAGCATCGTGACCGGCAGCACGAGCGTCAACGTCTTCACGCAATCTGGCCTCGCCGACCTGCTGCTCAACCAGGGTCACATCGTCGCGCTGGTGACGACGCTCCTCATCTTCGCCATCGTCGTCTACGCGGAGAGCGTGCGCGTCGAGATCCCCCTGAGTCACGCACGGGTCAAGGGCGCACGTGGTCGCTTCCCGGTGAAGCTCATCTACGCGAGCGTCCTGCCGATGATCCTCGTCCGCGCGCTGCAGGCGAACATCCAGTTCCTCGGCCGCGGTCTCAGCAGCCTCGGGAGCGCGCCCGCCTGGCTCGTCGAGTACAACGGCAGCGGTCAGGCCATCGGCGGCCTGTTCTACTACCTCGCACCCATCCAGCGTCCCGGCGACTGGATGTGGTGGGGGACGGGCACCGCGAGCTCCGTCGCCACCAGTGATGGCGTCTTCCACGTCATCGCCCGCGTCGGGGTGGACCTCACGTTCATGATCGCCGGTGGTGCCATCTTCGCCATCTTCTGGGTGGAGACGACCGACATGGGGCCGAAGTCGACCGCGAAACAGATCCAGAACTCCGGGATGCAGATCCCCGGCTTCCGCCAGAACGTCGGCGTCATCGAGAAGGTCATGGAGCGGTACATCCCGCAGGTGACCGTCATCGGCGGCGCGCTCGTCGGGCTGCTCGCCGTCATGGCGAACATGCTCGGCACCGTCGGGAGCGTCACCGGGACGGGCCTGCTGCTCACGGTCTCCATCACGTACAAGCTGTACGAGGAGATCGCCGAGGAGCAGCTCATGGAGATGCACCCGATGATGCGCCAGATGTTCGGGAACTAA
- a CDS encoding metal-dependent hydrolase family protein, which translates to MSHTLVIRDGTVVDHQGSREADVVAVDGEITRVEPATEVAADTTIHADGSYVAPGLVDAHVHLMMDAGPDPASDVDRSTASLTYRAASNLRDALAAGVTTVRDLGAPDGIALDAAQAVEAGVVAGPRVVACGRNVVMTGGHGHWFGREADGRDEIRTAVREQLKGGAGVVKCMATGGVLTPGANTGAPELAPDELETLVETAGAKGVPTAAHAHGTAGIRNAVDAGIDSIEHGTFMDARAAEEMAEAGTYWVPTASALAGIVDNADDAPIPDYAVEKAREAQAAFEEAFEHALAADVTIAMGTDAGTPFNTFADIPTELALMTEYGMTPEGVFEAATHTAAALVGVDAGRVEPGAYADLVLLPGDPRTSVDVWSDVETVVTRGRQVDPRT; encoded by the coding sequence GTGAGCCACACGCTCGTCATCCGGGACGGAACCGTGGTCGACCACCAGGGTTCACGCGAGGCAGACGTGGTCGCCGTCGACGGCGAGATAACCCGCGTCGAACCCGCCACCGAGGTGGCCGCGGACACCACCATCCACGCCGACGGGTCCTACGTCGCGCCCGGACTGGTCGACGCGCACGTCCACCTGATGATGGACGCCGGACCCGACCCGGCGAGCGACGTCGACCGCTCCACCGCGTCACTGACCTACCGCGCAGCCAGCAACCTCCGCGACGCCCTCGCCGCGGGCGTCACCACCGTCCGCGACCTCGGCGCGCCCGACGGTATCGCGCTCGACGCCGCACAGGCCGTCGAGGCGGGCGTCGTCGCCGGCCCGCGTGTCGTCGCCTGCGGTCGCAACGTCGTGATGACCGGCGGGCACGGCCACTGGTTCGGCCGCGAGGCCGACGGCCGTGACGAGATACGGACGGCCGTGCGCGAACAGCTCAAAGGCGGCGCAGGGGTCGTGAAGTGCATGGCCACCGGCGGCGTGCTCACGCCCGGCGCGAACACGGGCGCACCCGAGCTGGCGCCAGACGAGCTCGAGACCCTCGTCGAGACCGCGGGCGCGAAGGGCGTCCCGACAGCCGCACACGCCCACGGGACCGCCGGCATCCGGAACGCCGTCGACGCGGGCATCGACAGCATCGAGCACGGGACGTTCATGGACGCCAGGGCCGCCGAGGAGATGGCCGAGGCCGGAACGTACTGGGTGCCGACCGCGAGCGCGCTCGCCGGTATCGTCGATAACGCCGACGATGCGCCCATCCCCGACTACGCCGTCGAGAAGGCCAGAGAGGCACAGGCGGCGTTCGAGGAGGCGTTCGAGCACGCGCTAGCGGCGGACGTGACCATCGCGATGGGCACCGACGCTGGCACCCCGTTCAACACGTTCGCCGACATCCCCACCGAACTGGCGCTGATGACCGAGTACGGTATGACGCCCGAAGGGGTGTTCGAAGCCGCCACGCACACCGCCGCAGCGCTCGTCGGTGTCGACGCCGGACGGGTCGAGCCGGGGGCGTACGCCGACCTGGTGCTGCTCCCCGGCGATCCCCGGACCTCGGTCGACGTCTGGTCGGACGTCGAGACGGTAGTCACCCGGGGGCGGCAGGTCGACCCGCGGACCTAG
- a CDS encoding 50S ribosomal protein L19e: protein MTDLSAQRRLAADVLDVGKNRVWFDPDAQSDISEAITREDIRELVDGGTIRAEEKRGNSKGRSRERKAKRAYGHQKGPGKRRGKKGGRSDPKKEWQNRIRAQRKKLHELRAEGEIDRTQYRELYNKARGGEFRSVQYLLNYIDNNYGDQ, encoded by the coding sequence ATGACTGATCTGTCCGCCCAGCGGCGACTGGCCGCCGACGTCCTCGACGTCGGGAAGAACCGCGTCTGGTTCGACCCGGACGCACAGTCCGACATCTCGGAGGCGATCACCCGAGAGGACATCCGCGAGCTGGTCGACGGTGGGACGATTCGAGCCGAAGAGAAGCGCGGCAACTCCAAGGGTCGCTCCCGCGAGCGGAAGGCCAAGCGCGCCTACGGGCACCAGAAGGGGCCCGGCAAGCGCCGCGGCAAGAAGGGCGGGCGCTCCGACCCGAAGAAGGAGTGGCAGAACCGCATCAGAGCGCAGCGAAAGAAGCTCCACGAACTCCGTGCCGAGGGCGAGATCGATCGCACCCAGTACCGCGAGCTCTACAACAAGGCCCGCGGTGGCGAGTTCCGGAGCGTCCAGTACCTGCTGAACTACATCGACAACAACTACGGTGACCAATAA